Proteins from one Juglans microcarpa x Juglans regia isolate MS1-56 chromosome 6S, Jm3101_v1.0, whole genome shotgun sequence genomic window:
- the LOC121237425 gene encoding LOW QUALITY PROTEIN: lysine-specific histone demethylase 1 homolog 2 (The sequence of the model RefSeq protein was modified relative to this genomic sequence to represent the inferred CDS: inserted 1 base in 1 codon), with product MENPDSGGSVLKRSLRKKAGLRNYDENLMDELIEKHLGGSLKKRNRTREDLEKETETEAMIALSVGFPIDALLEEEIRAGVVRELGGKEQNDYIVVRNHILARWRDNVRMWLSKGQIKETVSSEYEHLIYSAYDFLLYNGYINFGVSPSFVSHMPGEAMEGSVIIVGAGLAGLAAARQLLSFGFKVVVLEGRNRPGGRVYTQKMGQAGKFAAVDLGGSVITGIHANPLGVLARQLSVPLHKVRDNCPLYKPDGAIVDKDIDSKVEFIFNKLLDKVTELRQIMGGFANDISLGSVLETLRQLYAVAKNTEERQLLDWHLANLEYANAGCLSELSAAYWDQDDPYEMGGDHCFLAGGNWRLIKALCEGVPILYGKTVNTVRYGNEGVEVIAGDQMFQADMALCTVPLGVLKKRGIRFEPELPQRKLAAIERLGFGLLNKVAMVFPHVFWGXDLDTFGCLSEQSDKRGEFFLFYSYHTVSGGPLLVALVAGEAAQIFELTDPSVLLHRVLKILRGIFSPKGIDVPNPIQTICSRWGSDPLSYGSYSHVRVRSSGSDYDILAESLGNRLFFAGEATNRQYPASMHGAFLSGLREASHMYRATRYRQYNGKKFTQRNVGPSNDALIDLFKKPDLVLGNLMFIFDPLTEDPKSMGLMRITLGSREHSYKEESTSSCLHQSNLPLPLYTVISREQAQQLQLVTEGDESRLSYIVKNLGLKLMGPSALGNVGNSLIASIASARRGKGRNRMSVGPPHIV from the exons ATGGAGAACCCGGATTCGGGCGGGTCGGTTTTGAAGCGGTCATTGAGAAAGAAAGCGGGTCTGCGGAATTATGACGAGAATTTGATGGATGAGCTCATAGAGAAGCATTTGGGTGGTTCTTTGAAGAAGAGGAATAGAACAAGAGAGGATTTGGAGAAAGAAACGGAAACTGAAGCTATGATAGCGCTGTCAGTCGGGTTCCCAATTGATGCTCTGCTTGAGGAAGAGATTCGAGCTGGAGTGGTGAGAGAACTGGGTGGAAAGGAGCAGAATGATTATATTGTTGTGAGAAATCATATACTAGCTAGGTGGAGAGATAACGTACGGATGTGGTTGTCAAAAGGACAGATTAAAGAAACTGTAAGTAGCGAGTACGAACATTTGATATATTCAgcttatgattttcttttgtataatgGGTATATCAATTTTGGGGTTTCTCCATCTTTTGTGTCTCATATGCCAGGGGAGGCAATGGAAGGGTCTGTGATAATTGTTGGTGCGGGACTTGCTGGGTTGGCAGCAGCAAGACAGCTGTTGTCATTTGGTTTCAAGGTGGTTGTTCTCGAAGGCAGGAATCGACCTGGTGGAAGAGTTTATACTCAAAAGATGGGGCAGGCGGGTAAATTTGCTGCTGTGGACCTTGGTGGTAGTGTTATTACTGGGATACATGCGAATCCTCTTGGAGTTCTGGCCAGGCAACTTTCTGTACCACTTCATAAGGTCAGAGATAACTGCCCTTTGTACAAGCCAGATGGGGCAATTGTTGACAAGGACATTGATTCCAAGGTTGAATTCATCTTTAATAAGTTGCTCGATAAAGTCACTGAACTGAGACAAATTATGGGAGGATTTGCAAATGATATTTCTCTTGGTTCAGTTTTGGAGACACTCAGGCAATTGTATGCTGTGGCTAAGAATACCGAGGAGAGGCAACTTCTTGATTGGCATCTTGCAAATTTGGAATATGCCAATGCTGGATGTCTTTCTGAATTGTCAGCTGCCTATTGGGATCAGGATGATCCTTATGAAATGGGCGGGGACCACTGCTTTCTTGCTGGAGGCAATTGGAGATTGATAAAAGCGTTGTGTGAAGGAGTTCCCATACTGTATGGAAAGACTGTCAATACTGTTAGATATGGAAATGAAGGCGTTGAGGTGATAGCCGGGGACCAAATGTTTCAAGCAGATATGGCCCTGTGCACTGTACCACTTGGAGTTTTAAAGAAAAGAGGCATCAGATTTGAACCAGAGTTGCCCCAGAGAAAGTTGGCAGCCATTGAAAGGTTGGGATTTGGGCTGCTGAATAAAGTTGCAATGGTTTTTCCTCATGTTTTCTGGG AAGACCTGGACACTTTTGGATGTCTAAGTGAACAGAGTGATAAACGTGGAGAGTTCTTTCTGTTTTACAGTTACCATACCGTTTCTGGAGGTCCATTATTGGTTGCGCTGGTGGCTGGAGAAGCTGCACAAATATTTGAATTAACAGATCCATCTGTTTTGCTTCATCGTGTTTTAAAAATCCTAAGAG GCATATTTAGTCCCAAAGGTATTGATGTGCCTAATCCAATACAAACCATATGTTCAAGATGGGGCAGCGATCCCCTTTCCTATGGCTCATACTCTCATGTTAGAGTACGCTCATCTGGAAGTGATTATGATATACTTGCAGAAAGCTTGGGTAATCGGCTTTTCTTTGCTGGTGAGGCAACAAATAGGCAATATCCAGCTAGCATGCATGGTGCTTTCTTGAGTGGCTTAAGAGAAGCTTCACACATGTACAGAGCAACAAGGTATCGCCAATATAATGGGAAGAAATTTACACAGAGGAATGTCGGACCAAGCAACGATGCACTGATAGATCTATTCAAGAAGCCAGATCTAGTGTTAGGGAACCTTATGTTTATATTTGATCCTTTAACAGAAGACCCAAAATCGATGGGGCTCATGAGAATTACTTTGGGGAGTAGGGAACACAGCTATAAAGAGGAATCAACTAGCAGCTGCCTACATCAATCAAACCTTCCATTGCCGCTTTACACAGTTATATCTCGAGAACAGGCACAGCAACTGCAACTTGTGACTGAAGGGGATGAAAGTAGACTATCATACATAGTAAAAAATCTTGGATTAAAGCTGATGGGACCTAGTGCATTAGGAAATGTAGGCAATTCCTTGATAGCTAGCATTGCTAGTGCTCGAAGAGGCAAGGGCAGGAATCGCATGTCTGTTGGACCACCACACATTGTTTAG